The following coding sequences lie in one Listeria ivanovii subsp. londoniensis genomic window:
- the speG gene encoding spermidine N1-acetyltransferase yields the protein MSGDLKLRPLEREDLKFVHRLNNDAKIMSYWFEEPYEAFVELQELYDKHIHDQSERRFILELDGQMVGLVELMEIDYIHRRTEFQIIIDPKFQGHGYAVSATKLAMKYAFHVLNMHKLYLVVDKVNEKAIHIYEKVGFIREGELMDEFFVDGTYHDAIRMCLFQHQYKEMDI from the coding sequence ATGAGTGGAGATTTAAAACTTAGGCCGCTTGAACGCGAAGATTTAAAATTTGTTCATCGGTTAAATAATGATGCGAAAATAATGTCTTACTGGTTTGAAGAGCCATATGAAGCATTTGTCGAACTTCAAGAGCTATATGATAAGCACATTCACGATCAATCAGAGCGCCGTTTTATTTTAGAATTAGATGGTCAAATGGTTGGGTTAGTAGAGTTGATGGAAATTGATTATATTCACCGAAGAACGGAATTTCAAATTATTATTGATCCTAAGTTCCAAGGTCATGGGTACGCGGTATCTGCCACGAAACTTGCGATGAAGTACGCTTTTCACGTGCTAAATATGCATAAATTATATTTAGTTGTCGATAAAGTAAATGAAAAAGCAATTCATATTTATGAAAAAGTGGGCTTTATTCGTGAAGGTGAATTAATGGATGAATTTTTTGTTGATGGAACGTACCATGATGCAATTCGAATGTGTCTGTTTCAGCATCAATACAAAGAAATGGATATCTAA